A segment of the Butyrivibrio fibrisolvens genome:
ATATGGTAATAGTACAATAGTACAATTATTGAGGTATATGAAAATGGGATAATTCTAAAAAAATATATATCAAAAATATATTATCATTCTTGAACATATAGTTCGAGAATGATAATAATTATAAGCAAGGAGCATGAAAAAAGAATGGGAAGAATTAAAATCAATCTCGATCAGCTTGAAGAAGTCAGAGAACAGTACGAGATAGCAATGAATGTTACAGAAGATGTTATCAGTAAGGCCAGAGAGGACCTTAACTCCATGGCTGAAGAAGTCTGGGAAGGTGAAGATGGCGACATGGCAAGAGATCTTTTTGGAGATCTTGTGTACAAAGAAATGCCGGAAACCTGGAAGCACATCGATGCTAGCAACGAAGCGATTAAGAAGGCTCAGAAGAAAGCATATGAAGCCAAGAACTACTGCAACGATTTTCCGAAAATTTTCAAAGGAGGGGAACCGTCTGAAGGTAATCAGTCTCCTTGTAGTGGAGATCTTCTCTGTGACCCGGGCAGCTGCGCAGAACTAAAGCATAATATGGCTAATGCCGGCCAGAACGCAGCTAATCTCAAAAACCGCATTAAAGAAGTAGCAGACATACTGTCACAATTAGAGACCCCTGAAGCAAAATTCAATTATACATCTTATACTCAGCCTATCATAGAACAGGCACAGGACGTTGAAGATTATACCAGGAACTTTAATGAAGATTTGACTAAATACGAAGCCAAAGTTAATGAACTGGATAGTACACTATCCAAAGAACTCCTTGCTGCAGTTCCTGAAACTGTTGAAAAACCGTTCGATCCATCCTGCCTTCTTGGAGAAGACACCATCCATATGCAAGGCGGGGATATCATAAATACTCTCGAAGAACACAACTCCATAGATATAGGCAGCAAGTTAAGTGACGCCCAGCTTGAAAATATACTTGCAATGCTCTTTGACAAGAAGGATATAGATGTATCCGGATTATCAGAAGAGGATCTTGGCATGGCATTTATTACCCTTCCGGAAGAGAAGAAAAAAGCAGTCCTTTTTGAAATGGGATACACTAAAGAGCAGATAGATTCTATACTTGAATCATATAAAGGCCATAAGTCTACAGCTGCAGGTACAGATTTTGGAAGAACACTTGTAGAAAAGATAACGGATAAATATGGAAATCCATTTGACAGATTGGGTAACGAAGAAAAAGATAGTAAATCGGAATCGTCTGGAACAAAACCGGGGCAGAATAATAATGCAGTCTATACTAGTGCTGAATTAAATGATGTAACTATTGCAGGTGGTGGAGCAACTCCGGAGCAAGTGCAGGAATGGGTTGAAACAGGCGATACTGAATCTATGAATGAATATATAGAGGAAACATCTCAGAATGTTGATCAGTGGGATGAGTATAAAGCTGCTAATCTTGCTGCTATATATGAGTGGTCACTTCAAAGTGGAAACACTGAAGTTGCTGAAAATTTTGCAAGGCATTTCCAAATTGTTTCTGAAGACTCTAAGCCGTACAATGGCACAGGAAGTTTACAAATACATACTTTTACGATGAATGCAGATGCTTTAGACGCTATATATAATAGCTTTCCAAAGTCTGACAATAATGAAATAAGAGACTCACTGGAAGAATTAAAAAAAGCATCTGGTAATTATTATGTAGCAATAGATCCCTGGGGTACTGAAGCTTATATAGGGAACATGAAAGCGACGTTAAATGATGATCATCAAATACAGTTTTCTTACGATGAACAAAATGGAAAAAATATAGTTGTAGCAACATCTGCTCATTCTATTTTAGACGATACACCATCATATGTCATAGATTATTGGATTGATTCAAAAGACAAAGATAAGCTTTGCGCATATATAGAAGCGACTCCAGATGATGATAATAATTGGGATTCTGCAAGGGCAACTAATCTCGGACATATTTGGGTGGATTCTATTTCTAATTCAGGGAATGAAGATATTCTAGAAACCTTTGTTGATCATTTTGTTATAGATGTTAATCCGGGTGATTTAGGATATGAGGGTGATATGCCTAGCTATACAATGAATACAATGGCTCTAGGAACTATATATAGTACTATAGATAAAAACAAAAATGGAGAAGCATATTGGACATTAGTTAGAGTTGCTAATAGAAGAGATTTTAAACATGATTATCTATATAAAACTATAGATAACTGCTTTGACGTAACATTTACAGAAGACGGTCATTATAAATTTTCATATTATTCAGGAGATGTAGAACGACCTTTTACATCCAGTATTACATCTGCAGATATAACAGAGCAGATAAATATGTATAATCTAAAAACAAATGTATTTAAAAATTCTGATGGTGAATATAGTGCTGATGATTTAAATGATTTTTTAAAGCTGATTTGTACTGATTATGATTTAGAAATGGTAAAAAAATTGGCGGAGGCATCTATACCAATCTCGTTAGCAAATAATACTGATAATCCTTTTAACGTGGTGTTTGATGAAACTGATCCTAACAAAATATCAGCTACAGGAGATGCGGCTCTATTTAAATATGCTAAGCAATTACTCAAGAGTAATATAGTTTATGATAATGATTCAGGAAAAATTAATGTAGAACAAACAGAACGCAATTTAAAAGATAGTATTTTTGAAAATATGTTAAACAGCTTACTATGTAAAGATGAAGAAGATTGTATATATTCAGATTCTGATTATCGAAAGGATTATCTCGATATAATAATAGCTAACGGAATAGCTGATATGTTTTTAATAGAAACTAAAGATATGGTAGAAGATTGTTTGAATAACGATATTGATGGATTAAAAGAGGATATTATTTCTTTTGATATTAGCTCACAAGTAACTGTGTTACTTGAAACATTTAGAAATCTGATAAATAAAAATAATCAAGAACTGAGTATTCAGGTTGATAATCTGAAACTTAATAATAGTAAAATGAATGATGCAACTCTTTTTTCTGATATAACAATTACCAATTTAAATACAGGCGAAAACGAAACAATAATAGATTTTGGTTGTGGTGTTTTTGATGGATCAAAGATACCGAATGAGAAGACTAAGGTAGCGTATTATGAGCATGTTGAGAGTGATCCTTTATTAGACTTGGCAATATCAACTGCAATATCATTAGCTTTATGTTTTGCCACTAAGGAAATTGGAATAGCATATACTTTGGCAACAAGTTGTTATGGATTAGCTAATATATTATCGACATCCTCAGATAAACCCTCAGATGATTTAATGACGATTTTTTATGGGTCATATATTGGATACGGTCCGGGAGGTTCAAGTGAGGATTCTATATATGCCGGCGGAATTAGTGCTATAATAGCGCAGAATGCAAATGCGGCATTACGGCAGGCAATGGTTATAGCAAATGGTTATTCTGCTTTGACAGATGGAGATATTAATACAGAAGATACAACTAGTAACAATATTGCAGACGGAATCAAAACTGATTTTAAAAATAAAAAAGCTGATGCCGCTTATTATGCTAAATTATATTTTGTATTTACTGGACATAATATAAATGATGATTATAACTATACATGGGAGGATGTAGAGCCTGATGAAATAATCGCTTATCAAAATATATATGATAATTATGATGATGATTATAAATGGGATACAGTAGGCGACGAAGATTATTTTTATGATGAAAAACCAGCAAATGATATTTTTCTCAATTAAGGAGGGCTAGTATATGAAAAAAATAGTAATACTAATAACAATCTTTTGTATTACTATCATAACCATTATCCTTTTTACTGTTTTTGGATTGCCATATATAAAACCAGTAAAAATCCCATTTGCATTAAAGGGATATGAGATTACATTAGAAGATGACTATGTAATTCTAAACAAATATGTTGGAAATGATAAAAATGTTGTAATTCCAGAACGCTTTTTAACAAAACCAGTGAAAGTTTTAGGTGATTATTGCTTTGATGATGGCTTAAATGGCACTCCGTTGGAAAAGAAAATTGAAAGTGTAGAGATTCCAGATAGTGTAGAAATAATAGGTGATCACTGTTTTGAATTTATGTCAAGTTTAAAATCAGTTACTGCGACCAATGTAATATCTGTAGGGGAGTATGCATTTTATGAGGATGATGGTCTGGAAAATGTGAGTTTGGGTTCTGATTTAACCATTATCAAAACAAAAGCTTTTTCGGTAAATCTGCACCTCGTATCATTTGATTTTACTAATGTAAAAGAGATTGGAGATGAAGCATTTGCGAAGAGTGGACTTACAAATGTGACAAATATGCAGAGTATTGAGAAAATTGGAGCGTGCGTGTTTGCGAAAACTCCATGGCTCTATGCCCAGGAAGGAGATTTTGTAATTATTAATGGTTCATTGCAATTATATAAAGGCGAACAACAGATAGTAGTAATTCCTGATGAAGTAAAATCAATAGATGGAGCATTTTGTAAATATAAAAGAGAATACAAATATCCTATAGATGTAAAAGAAGTTTATATACCGAATACAG
Coding sequences within it:
- a CDS encoding leucine-rich repeat domain-containing protein, producing the protein MKKIVILITIFCITIITIILFTVFGLPYIKPVKIPFALKGYEITLEDDYVILNKYVGNDKNVVIPERFLTKPVKVLGDYCFDDGLNGTPLEKKIESVEIPDSVEIIGDHCFEFMSSLKSVTATNVISVGEYAFYEDDGLENVSLGSDLTIIKTKAFSVNLHLVSFDFTNVKEIGDEAFAKSGLTNVTNMQSIEKIGACVFAKTPWLYAQEGDFVIINGSLQLYKGEQQIVVIPDEVKSIDGAFCKYKREYKYPIDVKEVYIPNTVTSISDDSFYCQHNLTVYIPDSVTSIDIFCGLNGNEYSGIGKIVTTADSYAEQFAKENGIPYEIVDSWEVPET